A stretch of Flavobacterium sp. N1994 DNA encodes these proteins:
- a CDS encoding pseudouridine-5'-phosphate glycosidase: MINYIKIHPEVKHALENNLPVVALESTIISHGMPWPQNAVTAKSVEAVVREHGAIPATIAIKDGCCLVGLSSDDIDYFGQAQGVWKVSLRDMPYVIANKLPGATTVAATMRIASMVGIKIFATGGIGGVHRGAETTMDISADLTEMAQTNVAVVAAGVKSILDIGLTLEYLETMGVPVVTYGQDEFPSFYSSKSGFASPLRLDTPLAFAQLLKAKWDLGLNGSVLIANPIPAEYEMEPTEIEQHITQALADAAKQNIKGKEVTPFILQHIASHTQGESLEANIALIKHNARVASEIAREM, from the coding sequence ATGATTAATTATATCAAAATACACCCCGAAGTCAAACATGCGCTTGAGAATAACCTGCCTGTAGTGGCTTTAGAATCGACTATTATCTCGCATGGGATGCCTTGGCCTCAGAATGCGGTTACGGCTAAATCGGTAGAAGCTGTCGTAAGAGAACATGGCGCGATACCGGCTACGATTGCTATTAAAGACGGCTGCTGTTTGGTGGGTTTGTCTTCTGACGATATTGATTATTTCGGTCAAGCCCAAGGAGTATGGAAAGTCAGCTTACGCGATATGCCGTATGTGATTGCCAATAAACTTCCAGGAGCAACTACAGTAGCAGCGACTATGCGGATTGCTTCAATGGTAGGGATTAAGATCTTTGCTACTGGCGGAATTGGTGGGGTTCATCGTGGCGCTGAAACTACTATGGACATCTCAGCCGACTTAACCGAAATGGCCCAAACCAACGTGGCGGTTGTAGCCGCTGGCGTGAAATCGATTTTAGATATTGGACTTACCTTGGAGTATCTGGAAACTATGGGGGTTCCTGTAGTGACTTATGGGCAGGATGAATTCCCGAGCTTTTACTCTTCTAAAAGTGGGTTTGCCTCTCCGTTACGCTTAGACACCCCCCTAGCCTTTGCCCAATTATTGAAAGCCAAATGGGATTTAGGACTCAACGGCTCGGTCTTAATAGCCAATCCTATTCCAGCCGAATATGAAATGGAACCGACTGAAATAGAGCAACACATCACACAAGCCTTAGCCGATGCTGCTAAGCAAAACATCAAAGGGAAAGAAGTGACGCCGTTTATCCTGCAACACATTGCCTCGCATACCCAAGGAGAAAGCTTAGAAGCGAATATTGCTTTGATAAAGCATAATGCTAGAGTGGCATCGGAGATTGCGAGGGAGATGTGA
- a CDS encoding PfkB family carbohydrate kinase gives MSKSVLCIGATLVDELYFCEGNIVAQSSNPAHKATCIGGVVSNIVQHLALLEVKVGLLTALGSDADGEYIRASFGQLGIDLSQAVTMDGSTGKYVSILNPDGNLYVAVCQDISDVAISIPVLEARANYIKGFEVLLIDTNLATSTIQWLIDFARTNHQTLIIEPVSVPKAAKLASLNLHGVYLITPNQEELQVMHPLAIPQEQEQLDALQQRGVSHIWLRKGSHGSVMHQAENSITLGVSPITIVDSTGAGDAALAGWLLGFLQNEDEQTCLQLGHTLAFEILQQKGTIDATITKEKLYTLKSIYYHD, from the coding sequence ATGTCAAAATCCGTGTTGTGTATTGGAGCTACTTTGGTAGATGAGCTTTATTTCTGTGAGGGGAATATTGTGGCTCAGTCTTCTAATCCTGCTCATAAGGCTACTTGTATTGGTGGCGTGGTGAGTAATATTGTGCAGCATTTGGCTTTGCTGGAGGTGAAGGTGGGGTTACTTACGGCTTTAGGTTCTGATGCGGATGGGGAGTATATTAGAGCTTCTTTTGGTCAACTGGGAATTGACTTAAGTCAGGCGGTGACTATGGACGGAAGCACTGGGAAATATGTTTCTATACTGAACCCTGATGGGAACTTATATGTGGCTGTTTGTCAGGATATTAGTGATGTGGCGATTAGTATTCCGGTGTTGGAGGCTCGAGCCAATTATATCAAAGGCTTTGAGGTGTTGTTGATTGATACCAATTTGGCTACCTCCACTATTCAATGGCTTATCGACTTTGCTAGAACCAATCATCAAACCCTTATTATAGAACCGGTATCGGTGCCTAAAGCGGCTAAACTGGCTTCTTTGAACCTACACGGCGTTTATTTAATTACCCCTAACCAAGAGGAGCTTCAAGTGATGCATCCTTTGGCTATTCCCCAAGAACAAGAACAACTCGATGCTTTACAACAACGAGGCGTATCCCATATCTGGCTTCGTAAAGGCAGTCACGGTTCGGTGATGCATCAAGCGGAAAACAGTATTACCTTGGGCGTATCCCCTATTACTATTGTGGATAGTACTGGAGCGGGTGATGCGGCCTTGGCGGGTTGGTTGCTGGGGTTCTTGCAAAACGAGGACGAACAGACCTGCTTACAATTGGGGCACACCCTAGCCTTTGAAATCCTTCAGCAAAAAGGCACCATTGATGCGACCATTACTAAAGAAAAATTATATACCTTAAAGTCTATTTATTACCATGATTAA